A single Thermotoga sp. DNA region contains:
- a CDS encoding NuoF family protein, with protein sequence MLKGIEEFFRYADERKKLRERKLSNTSIYVCVGTGCTAKGALKVYRAFEEELKKRGLLGSVALEGMGDDKVSLNRTGCCGRCSSGPLVKIMPYRFFYSGVTPEDVPEIVEKTVLRGEPVERLFLTDPATGKKVPRIEDTTLFKNQDFYIMEAIGESECDSIDDYIARGGYRSLVKTLTSMTPEEIIETVKASGLRGRGGGGFPTGLKWEYTRKAKGDVKFAVCNGDEGDPGAFMNRTLLERDPHLILEGMIIAGYAVGAQKGYAYIRAEYPFAVRMFRKAIEDAKKLGLLGENILGTGFSFDLEVKEGAGAFVCGEETALLASIEGKRGMPRPKPPFPAQSGLWGKPTLINNVETYANIPRILRDGVENYRKRGTENSPGTKMFSVAGPLKATGIIEVEFGTTLREIIYNICGGFVEKEEFKAVQIGGPSGACLSEDFLDMPLDYDTLKKADAMVGSGGIVVITKKTCMVEVARFFLDFTKRESCGKCVPCREGTMQAYNILEKFTHGKATYEDLESLERLSKTIKIASLCG encoded by the coding sequence ATGCTTAAGGGTATTGAGGAGTTCTTCCGGTACGCAGACGAACGGAAAAAGCTGAGAGAAAGAAAGCTCAGCAATACTTCTATATACGTGTGTGTCGGAACTGGTTGTACAGCAAAGGGTGCTCTGAAAGTCTACAGGGCTTTTGAAGAGGAACTGAAAAAAAGAGGACTCCTTGGAAGTGTAGCGCTTGAGGGAATGGGTGACGACAAGGTTAGCTTGAATCGAACGGGTTGTTGTGGGAGGTGTTCTTCAGGACCCCTTGTGAAGATCATGCCCTACAGATTCTTCTACTCGGGTGTGACACCAGAGGACGTACCGGAGATCGTGGAAAAGACCGTCCTCAGAGGGGAACCAGTTGAAAGGTTGTTCCTGACAGATCCCGCCACGGGAAAGAAAGTACCCAGAATAGAAGATACGACGCTTTTCAAAAATCAAGACTTCTACATAATGGAAGCAATTGGAGAGTCCGAGTGTGACAGTATAGACGACTACATCGCACGGGGAGGATACCGATCACTGGTAAAAACTCTCACCTCAATGACACCAGAGGAGATCATAGAGACGGTGAAAGCTTCCGGCCTTCGAGGAAGAGGAGGTGGAGGATTCCCGACGGGCCTCAAGTGGGAGTATACGAGGAAGGCCAAGGGGGATGTGAAATTCGCTGTGTGCAACGGAGACGAAGGAGACCCCGGTGCGTTCATGAACAGGACACTTCTGGAAAGAGACCCTCATCTTATTCTCGAAGGAATGATCATAGCAGGCTATGCGGTTGGTGCTCAAAAAGGGTACGCCTACATCAGGGCTGAATACCCATTTGCCGTCAGGATGTTCAGAAAAGCTATAGAAGACGCTAAAAAACTTGGACTCCTCGGAGAAAACATCCTCGGAACAGGTTTTTCCTTCGATCTGGAAGTAAAAGAAGGTGCTGGTGCGTTCGTGTGTGGTGAAGAGACAGCCCTTCTTGCATCGATCGAAGGAAAAAGAGGAATGCCAAGACCAAAACCCCCCTTCCCGGCTCAGTCAGGTCTGTGGGGGAAACCCACTCTCATCAACAACGTAGAAACGTATGCGAACATTCCAAGGATACTGAGGGATGGTGTGGAAAACTACAGAAAACGTGGTACAGAGAACTCTCCAGGTACCAAGATGTTCTCTGTTGCAGGCCCATTGAAGGCCACCGGTATCATCGAAGTCGAGTTTGGGACAACCTTGAGAGAAATCATCTACAACATCTGTGGTGGTTTCGTCGAGAAAGAAGAGTTCAAAGCGGTTCAAATAGGAGGACCATCCGGTGCGTGTCTCTCCGAAGATTTCCTGGACATGCCCCTGGATTACGATACTTTGAAGAAGGCAGACGCCATGGTCGGTTCTGGCGGGATCGTCGTAATCACGAAGAAAACCTGTATGGTTGAAGTTGCAAGGTTTTTCCTCGATTTTACAAAGAGAGAGTCCTGTGGAAAGTGTGTTCCATGTAGAGAAGGTACCATGCAGGCGTACAACATACTGGAGAAGTTCACTCACGGGAAAGCAACCTACGAGGATCTTGAATCTCTGGAACGCCTTTCAAAGACGATAAAGATAGCCTCCCTTTGTGGG
- the nuoE gene encoding NADH-quinone oxidoreductase subunit NuoE, translated as MERHFDKVEEILRKYEYKRENLIKILLEIQELYRYLPEDVINYVSTATGIPPAKIYGVATFYAQFSLKPKGKYAIVVCDGTACHMAGSPEVLKAIEEETGLIPGNVTEDLMFSLDQVGCLGACALAPVMVINGEVYGNLTGEKVKEILRKIKEKERESADA; from the coding sequence TTGGAAAGGCACTTCGACAAAGTTGAGGAGATCTTGAGGAAGTATGAATACAAAAGAGAAAACCTGATAAAGATCCTCCTCGAAATCCAAGAGCTCTATCGGTATCTTCCGGAAGATGTGATCAACTATGTGAGTACGGCCACGGGAATTCCTCCGGCAAAGATCTACGGAGTTGCAACGTTTTATGCGCAGTTCTCGCTCAAGCCGAAAGGGAAGTACGCCATCGTGGTGTGCGATGGAACGGCATGCCACATGGCCGGCTCTCCGGAAGTTTTGAAAGCGATCGAAGAGGAAACAGGCCTCATCCCTGGAAATGTCACAGAGGACCTCATGTTCAGTCTCGATCAGGTGGGGTGTCTTGGGGCATGTGCCCTCGCTCCTGTTATGGTGATCAACGGTGAAGTGTACGGGAACCTCACCGGTGAGAAGGTGAAAGAAATCCTCAGAAAAATAAAAGAGAAAGAGAGGGAGAGTGCCGATGCTTAA
- a CDS encoding SpoIIE family protein phosphatase, whose protein sequence is MLTCDIYFASKNKRGEEVCGDSIRVRKDSEKVAVSVSDGLGRGIKARILSTLTATIATTMLANGLPVRDVFKTILATLPVCQVRGISYANLCSVVCDFGKEICTVVEYEFPVVMLFEGGERISIEKQKIEIGSRKVLIWGFKPKENMTLLLATDGLSQAGMGTELFPLGFGERNIEIEMKHLLRNHVEPDDIVKHFVKLAERLDRNVQGDDTLVACLRFREKRVLNLFIGPPEKKEEDGECVKKFLSLPGKKIVCGGTTGQIFERVTGKKIEIDLYTFSENSPPIGRMEGIELVTEGIVTLTQVFRYLEGQAENVGYGAKVLVKALLEADEINFFVGRAINPAHQNPLFSHDISLKFRIVKDIARILQERGKIANVQYY, encoded by the coding sequence ATGCTGACCTGTGATATATACTTCGCATCCAAGAACAAAAGAGGAGAAGAAGTGTGCGGAGATTCGATAAGGGTGAGGAAAGATAGCGAAAAAGTGGCAGTGAGTGTTTCGGACGGTCTGGGAAGGGGTATAAAGGCGAGGATCCTCTCGACACTCACGGCGACGATTGCGACCACCATGCTGGCAAATGGGCTTCCCGTGAGAGACGTGTTCAAGACCATCCTCGCCACACTTCCCGTCTGCCAGGTGAGGGGGATCAGCTACGCCAACCTGTGTTCGGTGGTCTGTGATTTCGGAAAAGAGATATGCACCGTTGTGGAGTACGAGTTTCCGGTGGTGATGCTCTTTGAAGGGGGCGAAAGGATCTCTATTGAGAAACAGAAGATCGAAATAGGGAGTAGGAAAGTACTCATCTGGGGTTTCAAACCAAAAGAAAACATGACCCTTCTTCTGGCAACGGATGGCCTTTCTCAAGCGGGAATGGGAACGGAGCTCTTCCCGCTGGGATTTGGCGAGAGGAACATAGAAATTGAAATGAAACACCTTCTCAGAAATCATGTGGAACCTGATGATATAGTGAAGCACTTTGTGAAGCTCGCTGAAAGACTTGACAGAAATGTTCAAGGAGATGACACGCTCGTCGCTTGCCTAAGATTTCGAGAAAAACGCGTTCTGAACCTGTTCATAGGTCCACCAGAGAAAAAAGAAGAAGATGGAGAATGCGTGAAAAAATTTTTGAGTCTTCCAGGGAAAAAGATCGTGTGCGGAGGTACCACAGGCCAGATCTTCGAGAGGGTGACCGGGAAGAAGATAGAGATAGACCTTTACACGTTCTCGGAAAACTCGCCACCGATCGGCCGAATGGAGGGAATAGAGCTTGTAACCGAAGGAATCGTCACTTTGACACAGGTTTTCAGATATCTCGAAGGACAGGCGGAGAATGTGGGGTACGGAGCAAAAGTTCTGGTCAAAGCTCTCCTGGAGGCGGATGAGATCAACTTCTTCGTCGGAAGGGCGATAAATCCAGCACATCAGAATCCTCTTTTCAGCCACGATATATCTTTGAAGTTCAGGATAGTGAAGGACATCGCTCGCATTCTCCAGGAAAGAGGAAAGATCGCGAATGTTCAATACTACTAG